A window of Diadema setosum chromosome 2, eeDiaSeto1, whole genome shotgun sequence contains these coding sequences:
- the LOC140246381 gene encoding uncharacterized protein, protein MGEVTCTISAYPSPELIFSTSSNDVDPQRQEQCLPGSDVLFGTTCTFDCRDGYNLTGSPTVTCLGSGDISNQLPNCEVSTCDVPQFPLYLMSSSCSEGQTVVFNTTCSFACQTGYTLVGNSSLNCQADGSFSASLPTCEIVTCSIPSFPANLTTAMSGCEEYSEINYDTLCEYSCQDGYALVGNSTLRCQEDSMLSAELPVCEEIDFCKTFSPCPTVATCTSAFNSFSCDCNAGFNTQRTESGGTVTYSCVDIQECNANPSPCDVNAVCNNFPGSFVCTCSEGFQGNGSYCEAVNPCLSEPCQNGGTCNPSADDTSYSCTCPTSYTGINCNTEIIPNEPPSVVMDLSPKEVDALSRVELHCSFRNVESFDWYKGTTVISGNTNTSPLVINPALAEDQGYYFCQGIGTNQDIVNTSRALLTVKGVVTFVASTSFNLNFTTALLNKLSQQYQETSTFLQTTLETAIQNGLPQQVSVVINKLEEGSVVADYQIYLYNGTASDGDQLAEIGSILTDYAQNSGGLVNPNSIGLVSTVTCPPKTFVTQYGNASFPSGDLGSRINATDGPVCPESKVNRGQPAIVAECEGDTISPCNWVMEDVDETCGRDLTADELLEILQQEQVTTDNAEVVANQTAEITENTESLTATGLETVADILQDIASVESGDTEVTELVVDVVSNMADTSDDELQMAQEMSGAVSRAVQSMEEQFVNVVIPEDEPLTVTQPNVAAVVDDVAPDESQDGFSVLLTVTGVDDTITTNDLRLEQGDTTETQIVPPEASIFIPSEVVASAGTTRFFATGFRDPSLFPFSFQNENNTEHNGTVINTEFNRIVNSRVISASVGDRVIENLDKPVKLSFMPLMENATNPICVFWDFDANNGTGNWSTRGCRLSNTSTDERPACECDHLTNFGILMDIYGGSAISDQVDFILEIISYVGCCMSIWGLLVTILTYAFNRKLRDRKPNQILISLSCGLLGLYVTFVLMITLDTERGVEEVEPLPCCILAGFLHYFMLASLFWMGVEGYNMHVMFVRVLNTYLPYFIRKASLVAWGCPALIVVITAGATRQTYAETDYCFLTLWPLVGGVLVPVGLIMIFNLVVFVRVIRRLNKTVKGRMIDDTEKRQRLRRFQNAICILLLMGLTWALGYLSIIRPASEAVLAVFTVLNSLQGYFIFMLYCVRQPQVRRIWRSQFRCCLPESMRASSFRFTSENTSSTFKNSSGRLLPSGRKKKAKQSNNSSSQGFRPDSVERTLPERVPRAPYENEGFDS, encoded by the exons ATGGGAG AAGTGACCTGTACCATTTCAGCATACCCGTCACCAGAACTTATTTTCAGCACGTCCTCCAACGATGTTGATCCGCAACGTCAGGAGCAGTGCTTGCCGGGTAGTGACGTCCTTTTCGGAACGACGTGTACATTTGATTGCCGCGATGGCTACAATTTGACTGGCTCGCCAACGGTCACGTGCCTGGGTAGCGGAGACATCTCCAACCAATTGCCGAATTGCGAAG TGTCAACCTGTGACGTGCCACAGTTCCCCCTATATCTTATGTCATCGTCTTGCTCGGAGGGGCAAACAGTGGTTTTCAACACAACCTGTAGCTTTGCCTGCCAAACGGGCTACACCCTAGTTGGTAATTCGTCATTAAATTGCCAAGCTGATGGCAGCTTCTCAGCGTCTCTACCCACATGTGAAA TCGTGACGTGTTCGATCCCATCATTCCCTGCAAATCTTACCACTGCGATGTCTGGTTGCGAGGAATATTCTGAAATAAACTACGACACCTTGTGTGAATATTCCTGTCAGGACGGGTATGCCCTTGTTGGCAATTCAACACTGCGATGTCAGGAAGATTCTATGCTGTCAGCAGAGCTGCCTGTTTGTGAAG AAATCGATTTCTGCAAGACCTTCTCTCCCTGTCCGACCGTTGCCACTTGCACCAGTGCCTTTAATTCATTCTCCTGCGACTGCAACGCGGGTTTTAACACACAACGGACTGAGAGCGGAGGGACGGTGACTTACTCCTGCGTCGACATACAGGAGTGCAACGCAAATCCTAGTCCGTGCGACGTTAATGCTGTATGCAACAACTTTCCTGGAAGTTTTGTGTGCACCTGCTCTGAAGGTTTCCAAGGCAACGGATCGTATTGTGAGG CCGTGAACCCTTGCCTATCGGAGCCCTGTCAGAATGGTGGTACCTGCAACCCGTCCGCCGATGATACCAGCTACTCCTGCACTTGTCCGACGTCTTATACAGGAATCAACTGCAATACAGAAATAATTCCTAATG aGCCGCCTTCCGTTGTCATGGATCTGTCACCAAAAGAAGTGGACGCATTGAGTCGAGTTGAGTTGCACTGCTCCTTTAGGAATGTGGAAAGCTTCGACTGGTACAAGGGAACCACAGTGATTAGTGGGAACACCAATACATCTCCTCTCGTCATCAATCCAGCTCTTGCCGAGGATCAAGGCTACTATTTCTGTCAAGGAATTGGGACTAATCAAGATATTGTGAACACGAGTAGGGCATTATTGACTGTGAAAG GAGTTGTCACCTTCGTTGCTTCAACGTCTTTCAATTTGAACTTCACCACTGCGCTCTTAAATAAGCTGTCACAACAGTATCAAGAAACCTCTACTTTTCTTCAAACCACG CTCGAGACGGCCATTCAGAACGGGCTTCCCCAACAAGTATCGGTGGTGATCAACAAGTTAGAAGAAGGAAGCGTGGTGGCAGACTACCAGATCTATCTGTATAATGGGACAGCTTCAGATGGTGATCAGCTCGCAGAAATTGGCTCCATACTGACCGATTATGCCCAAAACTCCGGTGGTTTGGTTAATCCCAACTCAATTGGTCTGGTGAGCACGG TCACATGTCCTCCGAAGACTTTTGTAACTCAATACGGAAATGCATCATTTCCGTCCGGTGACCTTGGCAGTAGAATTAATGCGACAGATGGGCCAGTCTGTCCCGAAAGCAAAGTCAATC GTGGTCAGCCTGCCATTGTAGCTGAGTGCGAAGGAGATACGATCTCACCGTGTAACTGGGTGATGGAAGATGTGGACGAGACCTGTGGACGAGACCTCACCGCCGATGAGCTTCTGGAAATTCTGCAACAG GAACAAGTGACCACTGACAATGCAGAGGTGGTCGCGAATCAAACTGCTGAAATAACGGAAAACACAGAAAGTCTCACCGCAACTGGGCTCGAAACGGTTGCTGACATTCTCCAGGATATCGCTTCTGTAGAGTCCGGCGACACGGAG GTGACGGAATTGGTCGTGGATGTTGTCAGCAACATGGCAGACACATCGGATGATGAATTACAAATGGCGCAGGAAATGAGCGGTGCTGTTAGCAGAGCAGTACAATCCATGGAGGAACAGTTCGTTAATGTTGTGATCCCAGAAGACGAACCGCTGACAGTGACGCAGCCCAACGTAGCCGCAGTG GTTGATGATGTTGCGCCGGACGAAAGTCAGGATGGTTTTTCAGTTCTTTTGACAGTCACAGGTGTCGATGATACCATTACAACCAATGATCTTCGTCTTGAGCAGGGAGATACCACAGAGACCCAAATTGTTCCGCCGGAAGCAAGCATTTTCATTCCGAGTGAGGTTGTTGCGAGTGCGGGTACAACCCGCTTTTTTGCTACCGGTTTCCGCGACCCGTCGCTCTTTCCGTTCTCATTCCAGAATGAAAATAACACCGAACATAACGGGACCGTTATCAACACGGAATTTAACAGGATCGTTAATTCTCGTGTCATATCGGCGTCTGTCGGGGATCGAGTGATAGAAAATTTGGACAAGCCTGTCAAACTTTCGTTCATGCCACTTATGGAG AATGCTACGAATCCAATCTGCGTGTTTTGGGACTTTGACGCTAACAACGGCACCGGTAACTGGTCCACCAGGGGCTGCCGGCTGAGCAATACCAGCACCGATGAACGACCGGCGTGTGAATGTGACCATCTCACAAATTTCGGAATTCTCATG GATATATACGGAGGTTCTGCAATCTCAGACCAAGTCGACTTCATCCTAGAAATCATCAGTTACGTGGGATGTTGCATGTCGATCTGGGGACTGTTAGTCACCATTCTAACTTATGCTTTTAACAG GAAATTACGGGATCGTAAACCAAACCAAATTTTGATTTCGTTGAGCTGCGGACTCCTTGGTCTGTACGTGACCTTTGTGCTGATGATCACCCTTGACACGGAGCGAGGGGTGGAAGAGGTCGAGCCTCTCCCATGCTGCATTCTGGCGGGCTTTCTCCACTACTTCATGCTGGCGTCGCTCTTCTGGATGGGGGTCGAAGGTTATAACATGCACGTCATGTTTGTGCGCGTGCTCAACACATATCTGCCTTACTTCATACGTAAGGCGTCGCTGGTTGCATGGG GATGTCCTGCCCTCATCGTTGTCATAACTGCTGGAGCGACACGTCAAACATATGCTGAAACTGACTA ttgCTTCTTGACCCTTTGGCCGTTGGTCGGCGGCGTGCTCGTTCCTGTCGGTCTGATCATGATTTTCAACCTCGTAGTTTTCGTTCGTGTGATAAGACGACTCAACAAAACGGTCAAAGGTCGAATGATCGACGATACAGAAAAACGACAGCGCCTCCGACGCTTCCAAAACGCCATCTGCATTCTGCTGTTGATGGGCCTCACCTGGGCCCTCGGGTACCTGAGCATCATCAGACCGGCGAGTGAGGCTGTTCTCGCCGTGTTCACCGTGCTTAACTCACTACAGGGATACTTCATATTCATGCTCTACTGCGTGAGGCAACCGCAAGTCCGTAGAATTTGGCGGAGTCAATTCCGGTGCTGTTTGCCCGAGTCCATGCGGGCTTCCAGCTTTAGATTCACTTCTGAGAACACCAGTTCAACTTTCAAGAATAGTTCTGGAAGGCTCCTCCCGtcaggaagaaagaaaaaagccaAGCAGAGTAACAACTCGAGTTCGCAAGGATTCCGCCCCGATAGCGTGGAAAGGACTCTCCCAGAAAGAGTACCGAGAGCGCCCTATGAAAACGAAGGATTCGATTCGTAA